The Euphorbia lathyris chromosome 8, ddEupLath1.1, whole genome shotgun sequence genome has a window encoding:
- the LOC136203177 gene encoding ammonium transporter 2 member 5-like, whose amino-acid sequence MSGLNATGVPAPSPIAALLPLGLSFDESTPPWMSKADNTWQLTAATLVGLQSIPGLVILYGGGVKKKWAVNSAFMAFYAFACVLFCWVLWGYRMSFGEELVPFWGKANVALDQKFLFDQAFLGKFPTATMVFFQSVFAAITLILIAGALLGRMNFYAWMMFVPMWLTFSYTFVAFSIWCPSGWLFKKGLLDYSGGYVIHLSSGVAGFTAAFWVGPRLTKDRERFPPNNIILMLFGAGLLWMGWTGFNGGDPYAASLDASLAVLNTHVCTATSLLTWLLLDVIFFKKASVIGAVQGMITGLVCITPAAGLVQGWAAVVMGLCSGSIPWFTMMVVHKKSELLQKVDDTMAVLHTHAIAGSLGGILTGLFAEPRLCYLFEGAYGEYVGLFYGFQMGKVGSGFRQIGIQLLGILYVIVINVVVTSLICLLIQLVVPLRMSDEDMEIGDEAAHGEEAYAIWGNGDRNENSSYHNSANHEYELPVTKRKNATSQIQMT is encoded by the exons ATGAGCGGACTGAATGCAACAGGAGTACCCGCACCATCTCCGATCGCCGCACTTCTCCCCTTAGGTCTATCCTTCGACGAATCAACTCCACCATGGATGAGCAAAGCCGATAACACATGGCAATTAACCGCCGCAACGCTCGTCGGACTCCAAAGCATACCAGGTCTAGTAATTTTATACGGCGGCGGAGTAAAGAAAAAATGGGCTGTGAATTCAGCATTCATGGCTTTTTATGCGTTCGCTTGCGTTCTATTCTGCTGGGTACTTTGGGGGTATCGGATGTCGTTTGGGGAAGAACTTGTGCCGTTTTGGGGGAAAGCTAATGTGGCTCTTGATCAgaagtttttgtttgatcaGGCTTTTTTGGGGAAGTTTCCGACGGCGACGATGGTGTTTTTTCAGTCGGTTTTTGCTgcgattacgttgattttgatTGCCGGTGCTTTGTTGGGGAGGATGAATTTTTATGCGTGGATGATGTTTGTTCCGATGTGGCTGACGTTTTCGTATACTTTTGTGGCGTTTAGTATATGGTGTCCGAGTGGGTGGCTGTTTAAGAAAGGGTTGTTGGATTATTCCGGTgggtatgtcattcatttgtcTTCTGGTGTTGCTGGTTTCACTGCTGCCTTTTGG GTTGGTCCTCGTCTAACCAAGGATAGGGAAAGATTCCCTCCAAATAACATAAttctaatgttatttggagcaGGATTGCTATGGATGGGTTGGACCGGGTTTAATGGAGGAGACCCATATGCAGCAAGTTTAGATGCTTCTTTAGCCGTCTTAAACACCCATGTTTGCACTGCTACTAGCTTACTTACTTGGCTTTTACTTGATGTCATCTTCTTCAAAAAAGCTTCTGTTATTGGTGCTGTTCAAGGCATGATCACTGGTTTAGTCTGCATCACCCCCGCAGCCG GGCTTGTGCAAGGATGGGCAGCGGTAGTAATGGGATTATGTTCAGGTTCAATTCCTTGGTTTACAATGATGGTTGTCCACAAAAAGTCCGAGCTACTTCAAAAGGTCGATGACACAATGGCCGTACTACACACGCATGCCATTGCAG GAAGTCTCGGTGGGATACTCACTGGCCTCTTCGCCGAACCAAGGCTATGTTATTTGTTTGAAGGAGCATACGGCGAGTACGTTGGACTATTTTACGGTTTTCAAATGGGAAAAGTTGGTTCCGGATTCCGGCAAATCGGAATTCAACTTTTGGGGATTTTATATGTGATTGTGATTAATGTTGTTGTGACAAGTTTGATTTGTCTTTTGATTCAACTGGTTGTGCCTCTGAGAATGTCTGACGAAGATATGGAGATTGGAGATGAAGCTGCTCATGGAGAAGAAGCTTATGCAATTTGGGGAAATGGAGATAGGAATGAGAATTCTTCTTATCATAATTCAGCAAATCATGAATATGAATTGCCTGTGACTAAAAGGAAGAATGCTACTTCTCAAATTCAGATGACTTAA